A part of Streptomyces sp. NBC_01210 genomic DNA contains:
- a CDS encoding 3-oxoacyl-ACP synthase III family protein, with amino-acid sequence MSTPQLLTRMEKSPEFDLFKITGMAERRVADDTADLPEDCLTMAVSAARDCLDRSRYAPAEIDVVVSCSISRTTDGRRHQFEPSFAHRIAKEIGANSAIHFDVSNACAGMMTGVYLLDRMIRSGEVRNGLVLSGEHITPIAFTAAREMEDSRDPQFASLSVGDSAVAVMVDRATDEADVIHDIELMTCSEYSHLCLGMPSDDTGDLAMYTNNKEMHAQDRLSLWPTFHRDKLAEDGRQFADEGYDFVVQHQVGSRFIDFMNHVGENIFDTPMPQTLSVVEKFANTATTSHYLVLHQALAESRIPKGSKILLVPAASGVVTGFLSATVSSLEV; translated from the coding sequence ATGAGTACTCCGCAGCTCCTCACCCGCATGGAGAAATCTCCGGAATTCGACCTCTTCAAGATCACCGGAATGGCCGAGCGCCGCGTCGCGGACGACACTGCCGACCTCCCCGAGGACTGCCTCACGATGGCAGTCTCGGCAGCCCGCGACTGCCTGGATCGCTCCCGCTACGCCCCGGCCGAGATCGACGTCGTGGTCTCCTGCTCCATCAGCCGCACGACGGACGGCCGGCGACACCAGTTCGAGCCGTCATTCGCCCACCGCATCGCCAAGGAGATCGGCGCCAACTCCGCCATTCACTTCGATGTCTCCAACGCCTGCGCGGGCATGATGACCGGCGTCTACCTGCTGGACCGGATGATCCGCTCCGGTGAAGTGCGCAACGGCCTGGTGCTCAGTGGGGAGCACATCACCCCGATCGCCTTCACTGCCGCGCGCGAGATGGAGGACAGCCGGGACCCCCAGTTCGCGTCCCTCTCCGTGGGCGACTCGGCCGTCGCCGTGATGGTCGATCGCGCCACCGACGAAGCGGACGTGATCCACGACATCGAGCTGATGACCTGCTCGGAGTACTCGCATCTGTGCCTGGGCATGCCCAGTGACGACACCGGCGATCTGGCCATGTACACGAACAACAAAGAGATGCACGCCCAGGACAGGCTCTCGCTGTGGCCGACGTTCCACCGCGACAAGCTGGCCGAAGACGGTCGCCAATTCGCTGACGAGGGATACGACTTCGTCGTCCAGCACCAGGTCGGCAGCCGGTTCATCGACTTCATGAACCACGTGGGCGAGAACATCTTCGACACACCGATGCCGCAGACGCTCTCGGTCGTCGAGAAGTTCGCCAACACCGCGACCACCTCCCACTACCTGGTACTCCACCAGGCACTGGCGGAAAGCCGAATACCCAAGGGGTCCAAGATCCTCCTGGTACCCGCCGCCTCGGGTGTGGTGACCGGTTTCCTGTCCGCGACCGTCTCCTCGCTGGAGGTATGA
- a CDS encoding oxidoreductase, with protein MDLNLTDKVAVVTGASKGIGLAVAEALGREGARVVAGSRTETPQLAALRERYDVAFTPVDLATADGAGLLVQAAADRHGRIDLLVNNLGATRPRSGFLDVDDAEWERVFDLTFFSAVRASRAALPHLLAVGGGAIVNISSLNARLPFPMVVDYSAAKAALSNLTKALSEEFAPRGVRVNAIAPGPVRTPFWTDPGGFADTVAAGAGSTTEEALVDVVPRQMGISTGRITEPQEVADLAVFLASPRAGNITGAEFVIDGGQIKTT; from the coding sequence ATGGATCTGAACCTCACCGACAAGGTCGCCGTCGTCACTGGTGCCAGCAAGGGCATCGGCTTGGCCGTCGCCGAGGCGCTCGGCCGTGAAGGCGCGCGTGTCGTCGCCGGCAGCCGTACCGAGACCCCTCAGCTTGCTGCGCTGCGCGAGAGGTACGACGTCGCCTTCACCCCCGTCGACCTGGCCACCGCCGACGGTGCGGGCCTGCTGGTCCAGGCTGCAGCGGACCGACACGGCAGGATCGACCTGCTGGTCAACAACCTCGGCGCGACCCGCCCCCGCTCCGGCTTCCTGGACGTCGATGACGCCGAGTGGGAACGGGTCTTCGATCTGACGTTCTTCAGTGCGGTCCGCGCCAGCCGTGCCGCGCTGCCGCATCTACTCGCCGTGGGCGGCGGGGCAATCGTCAACATCAGTTCCCTCAACGCCCGGCTGCCCTTCCCCATGGTGGTGGATTACTCAGCGGCCAAAGCCGCGTTGAGCAACCTCACCAAGGCTTTGTCGGAGGAGTTCGCCCCGCGCGGCGTACGCGTCAACGCCATCGCTCCCGGGCCGGTCCGGACCCCGTTCTGGACCGACCCCGGTGGCTTCGCCGACACCGTCGCCGCCGGCGCGGGCAGTACCACCGAGGAGGCCCTGGTCGATGTCGTGCCCCGGCAGATGGGCATCTCCACCGGACGGATCACCGAGCCCCAGGAGGTGGCCGACCTCGCTGTCTTCCTGGCCTCCCCCCGCGCCGGCAACATCACCGGTGCCGAATTCGTCATCGACGGCGGCCAGATCAAGACCACCTGA
- a CDS encoding L,D-transpeptidase — protein MGDIRRRGVVALGITALVAPLTLAMGTTTAQAASCTTRTGAYQKQVEKFLGRPVDGKQSAADCKAIQAFQTKHSISPNAGLAGPITWGVMDLMNKQKAVGKSPNKSGKCPTNKGRVACVDLTVQLSWIQDGGKLVYGPVAVRTGRDGYETRTGLKKIYWRDIDHVSTLYNVPMPYSQFFDRGQAFHSVGISVWAPPGSHGCVNMTKSDAAKYWSLLRNGDDVFVYGRKPGT, from the coding sequence GTGGGGGACATACGCCGACGAGGAGTCGTCGCACTCGGGATCACCGCGCTGGTGGCCCCGCTCACTCTGGCCATGGGAACCACGACCGCTCAGGCGGCCTCGTGCACAACGCGGACCGGGGCGTACCAGAAGCAGGTCGAGAAGTTCCTCGGCCGCCCGGTGGACGGAAAACAGTCGGCCGCCGACTGCAAGGCGATCCAGGCATTCCAGACGAAGCACTCGATCAGCCCGAACGCCGGACTGGCGGGACCCATCACCTGGGGCGTCATGGATCTCATGAACAAGCAGAAAGCCGTCGGGAAGAGCCCGAACAAGTCCGGCAAGTGCCCCACAAACAAGGGCCGCGTCGCCTGCGTCGACCTGACAGTCCAGCTCAGCTGGATCCAGGACGGCGGCAAGCTGGTGTACGGACCGGTCGCGGTGCGTACCGGTCGCGACGGATACGAGACGCGGACCGGCCTGAAGAAGATCTACTGGCGCGACATCGACCACGTGTCCACCCTCTACAACGTGCCGATGCCGTACAGCCAGTTCTTCGACCGCGGCCAGGCCTTCCACTCCGTGGGCATCAGCGTCTGGGCACCGCCCGGCTCGCACGGGTGCGTGAACATGACCAAGAGCGACGCCGCCAAGTACTGGAGCCTGCTCCGCAACGGTGACGACGTCTTCGTCTACGGCCGCAAGCCCGGAACCTGA
- a CDS encoding DUF6333 family protein — protein sequence MTDNDFRDCPPEEGIAQHGEFRLTLIERPFPAGGRVLPAHDPARAREFAGAFGTIDTVVEEVDRIEATERLPFATRADLDLVSVGCRGTVTEINDPALVFAGGLPPRGAGGRAGRAP from the coding sequence ATGACTGACAACGACTTCCGGGACTGCCCGCCGGAGGAGGGCATCGCGCAACACGGGGAGTTCAGGCTCACCCTCATCGAGCGGCCCTTCCCCGCCGGCGGAAGGGTTCTGCCCGCTCATGACCCGGCACGGGCACGGGAGTTCGCCGGTGCGTTCGGCACCATCGACACAGTGGTGGAGGAGGTCGACCGGATCGAGGCGACCGAGCGGCTTCCCTTCGCCACCCGCGCGGACCTCGACCTGGTCAGCGTCGGATGCCGGGGAACGGTGACCGAGATCAACGATCCCGCCCTGGTATTCGCCGGGGGCCTTCCCCCTCGCGGAGCAGGCGGACGAGCTGGCCGAGCGCCGTAA
- a CDS encoding glycoside hydrolase family 26 protein — MRVTTPRVLALLCAALLSWYTFQVAPDLADRERREAAARADAVLPPTTVLPDDDRTSHPPAPQRPTVFFPAAGKAFIGVFTSAGTHSFTEAADFARQTRHRPQVYEFSADWETDHFDAQAINRVAKRGMLPMVAWEPWDHRAEAEEPTLRGEQSEYRLSRIIHGSFDSYIRSWALGIKSLSYPVAIRFAHEMNGYWYPWCEQSNSNRRGEYVRAWRHVHKIFDAVGARNALWVWSPNVSYTNSTPLTRLYPGDAYVDWVGLSGYYGTVGKENYQSFDHLFTPTRTELRRFTRKPLVITELGATDAAGRKAEWITGMFRALPRHRDIIGIIWYQAVKEIDWRVGTSHASSAAFTTGALASRYQQKWEPGMAPRLR, encoded by the coding sequence GTGAGGGTCACTACCCCAAGGGTGCTCGCGCTGCTGTGTGCCGCCCTACTGTCCTGGTACACCTTCCAGGTGGCGCCGGATCTGGCGGACCGCGAACGCCGCGAGGCAGCCGCGCGCGCCGACGCAGTGCTGCCACCGACAACCGTGCTGCCGGACGACGATCGCACGTCGCACCCCCCCGCCCCGCAGAGGCCCACGGTCTTCTTCCCCGCCGCGGGAAAGGCGTTCATCGGCGTCTTCACCTCCGCGGGCACCCACAGCTTCACAGAGGCAGCCGATTTTGCCCGGCAGACCCGGCACCGCCCGCAGGTGTACGAGTTCTCGGCCGACTGGGAGACCGATCACTTCGACGCTCAGGCCATCAACCGTGTGGCCAAGCGGGGCATGCTGCCCATGGTCGCCTGGGAGCCATGGGACCACAGAGCCGAGGCGGAGGAACCCACGCTGCGTGGAGAGCAGTCCGAGTACCGGCTGTCGAGGATCATCCACGGCTCCTTCGATTCATACATACGGTCATGGGCGCTGGGCATCAAGTCGCTCAGCTACCCGGTGGCCATCCGCTTCGCTCACGAGATGAACGGCTACTGGTACCCCTGGTGCGAGCAGTCCAACAGCAACCGCCGTGGGGAGTACGTCCGAGCGTGGCGTCATGTGCACAAGATCTTTGACGCGGTGGGAGCACGTAATGCCCTGTGGGTGTGGAGCCCCAACGTCAGCTACACGAACTCCACACCGCTTACCCGGCTCTACCCGGGAGACGCATACGTGGACTGGGTGGGGCTGTCCGGCTACTACGGCACCGTGGGCAAGGAGAACTACCAGTCGTTCGACCACCTCTTCACTCCGACGAGGACCGAACTGCGCCGCTTCACCCGCAAGCCACTCGTCATCACCGAACTCGGCGCCACGGACGCCGCCGGGCGGAAAGCAGAGTGGATCACCGGCATGTTCCGTGCGCTGCCGCGCCACCGCGACATCATCGGCATCATCTGGTACCAGGCGGTGAAGGAGATCGACTGGCGCGTGGGCACGTCCCACGCATCTTCAGCCGCCTTCACCACCGGGGCCTTGGCGAGCCGGTACCAGCAGAAGTGGGAGCCAGGTATGGCGCCACGTCTTCGGTAA
- a CDS encoding glycosyltransferase family 2 protein codes for MSTYSLRLDRRAGRRNRRNASAVAAYARAARTCGPLANPGREVEFRSVLRPGHRVSLTVLTATTALADIVFIGWLLLPEHVPGPGVTGVGNGWLFLARLGFCLVIAVETIKIVQAVAIWVFAFRAKDPIPMVPPRGLRVAMLTTIVPSKEPIAVVQRTLRAMLEVARWDCTVDVWILDEGNDPTVRQMAARLGVHHFSRKDRPEYNMPSGPFRARTKSGNHNAWRAEHEYEYDVVAQMDPDHVPLPCFLERTLGYFHDPDTAFVVAPQVYGNAYDNWVAHGASVQQYLFSSIVERGGNGLDAPLLIGTNHLYRVATWQQIGGYQDSIIEDHLTSMRVHGTLNPSTGNGWKGVYTPDVVAVGEGPTTWTDYFNQQRRWAYGIWEIKLNPRLRQGIRLRPRQRLLYDLVQFYYPSVAMSLTLGTLATALYMLLGVSSIQLPGLPWFLLWSAGMGGSFALWLWLRRFNLAEHERREIGMAGILLSLFAGPVYIAAAANALLRRPLAYVVTAKGELRSSESLRTFRLHLMWALLAGGLLTVSFLHDHDYTGMRIWTLLALAAGSAPPLLALAQGVSTRLRTARADR; via the coding sequence ATGTCAACATATTCATTGCGGCTGGATCGGCGCGCCGGGAGGAGGAATCGCCGCAACGCTTCAGCCGTCGCTGCCTACGCCCGTGCTGCCCGGACCTGCGGCCCGCTGGCCAACCCGGGCCGGGAAGTGGAGTTCCGCTCGGTGCTGCGACCGGGCCATCGGGTGTCGCTCACAGTTCTGACCGCCACCACCGCCCTGGCCGACATCGTATTCATCGGCTGGCTGCTGCTGCCCGAGCATGTGCCCGGGCCCGGGGTGACCGGCGTCGGTAACGGCTGGCTGTTCCTGGCCCGGCTCGGGTTCTGCTTGGTCATCGCGGTCGAGACGATCAAAATCGTGCAGGCGGTGGCGATCTGGGTGTTCGCCTTCCGGGCGAAGGACCCCATCCCCATGGTGCCGCCGCGCGGACTGCGGGTCGCCATGCTCACCACCATCGTGCCGTCCAAGGAGCCGATTGCCGTCGTTCAGCGGACGCTGCGGGCCATGCTGGAGGTGGCGCGCTGGGACTGCACCGTGGATGTCTGGATCCTGGACGAGGGAAACGATCCGACCGTACGGCAGATGGCCGCGCGCCTGGGGGTCCACCACTTCAGCCGCAAGGACCGGCCGGAGTACAACATGCCGTCCGGCCCGTTCCGTGCGCGTACCAAGTCGGGAAACCACAACGCCTGGCGCGCCGAGCACGAGTACGAGTACGACGTGGTCGCCCAGATGGACCCGGACCACGTGCCGCTGCCCTGCTTCCTGGAGAGGACCCTGGGCTACTTCCACGACCCGGACACCGCGTTTGTAGTAGCCCCCCAGGTGTACGGCAACGCCTACGACAATTGGGTCGCCCACGGCGCCTCGGTGCAGCAGTACCTGTTCAGCAGCATCGTCGAGCGGGGCGGCAACGGTCTGGACGCCCCCTTGCTGATCGGCACCAACCACCTCTACCGGGTCGCCACATGGCAGCAGATCGGCGGCTACCAGGACTCCATCATCGAGGACCATCTGACGAGCATGAGGGTCCACGGCACGCTCAATCCGTCTACCGGAAACGGCTGGAAAGGGGTCTACACCCCCGACGTCGTCGCCGTGGGCGAGGGCCCGACCACCTGGACCGACTACTTCAATCAGCAGAGGCGCTGGGCCTACGGCATCTGGGAGATCAAACTCAACCCGCGGCTGAGGCAGGGCATCCGGCTCCGGCCCCGCCAGCGGCTGCTGTACGACCTCGTTCAGTTCTACTACCCGAGCGTCGCCATGAGCCTGACGCTCGGCACCCTCGCCACCGCCCTGTACATGCTGCTCGGGGTCTCGTCCATCCAACTGCCGGGGCTGCCCTGGTTCCTGCTGTGGTCGGCGGGCATGGGCGGCTCATTCGCCCTGTGGCTCTGGCTGCGCCGATTCAACCTCGCCGAGCATGAGAGGCGGGAGATCGGTATGGCGGGGATCCTCCTGTCGCTCTTCGCCGGGCCCGTCTACATCGCAGCCGCGGCGAACGCCCTGCTGCGCCGACCGCTGGCGTATGTGGTCACCGCCAAGGGCGAGCTGCGCAGTTCGGAGTCGCTGCGCACCTTCCGGCTGCACCTGATGTGGGCCCTGCTGGCCGGGGGTCTGCTGACCGTCAGCTTCCTCCACGACCATGACTACACCGGCATGCGGATCTGGACGCTGCTGGCCCTTGCGGCCGGCTCTGCCCCACCGCTGCTGGCCCTGGCCCAAGGTGTCTCCACACGCTTGCGCACCGCGAGGGCCGACCGGTGA
- a CDS encoding serine/threonine-protein kinase gives MGPDDPVVVGPYRLAAQLGSGGMGRVYLGYSPSGRQVAIKVIRPEYVQEPAFRQRFAREVIASRAVSGFFTAGVVDADPEGRQPWLATAYIPGPSLQQAVQKSGPLPERSVRALGAALVEALTAIHGAALIHRDLKPANVLLAQDGPRVIDFGISRLAEHSGLTLTGTTIGSPGYMSPEQIQGLPIEPATDVFSLGSVLAFAAMGAGPFGEASVPALLFRVVHEEPNLQAIPAELRSLISRCLAKQPADRPALSALMPALTGGRSPVELLDAGWLPKAWQGEDAAGTPAFPDVPTSTTARHTPVPVPAPAPEQPQSLPEPMPERPVSRRRLLYAAAGTLGAGGLAAATWAMTRDGKSAAAGSLRWRFTTTGTVLSYPSVAGDLIYAASNDGTLYALTTNDGLRRWKYTTAAAIGSAPTVLGGSVYLGSDDRILYAFDALSGKVRWRFTTGGIVHTPVVTGGVAYVGSADHRLYAVDTASGKRRWAFAAGNDTHSPAVSGETVYVGSSDTSLYAVNANTGEKRWAFTTRGAVSGIPSVAGGFVYFGSTDGNFYAVDADTGKQVWQFGGASVGSNPAIAKGVVYVGGGKTLHALDAGTGKPRWEFTATGDVHAPATAGAVVYVGSDDTKLYALNAATGTQLWAYSASAAVHSPTVAQDTVYFGSDDSTLYAVRI, from the coding sequence TTGGGGCCTGACGACCCCGTCGTCGTGGGGCCGTACCGGCTGGCCGCCCAGTTGGGCAGTGGCGGCATGGGCCGGGTCTACCTCGGGTACTCGCCGAGCGGTCGGCAGGTCGCGATCAAGGTCATCCGCCCGGAGTACGTGCAGGAGCCCGCCTTCCGGCAGCGCTTCGCCCGCGAGGTGATCGCCTCCCGCGCCGTGAGCGGGTTCTTCACAGCCGGGGTGGTCGATGCAGACCCCGAAGGGCGCCAGCCGTGGCTGGCGACCGCGTACATTCCCGGCCCCTCACTGCAGCAGGCGGTGCAGAAGAGCGGCCCCCTGCCGGAGCGGTCCGTGCGGGCGCTCGGCGCGGCGCTGGTGGAAGCGCTGACGGCAATTCATGGTGCGGCTCTGATCCACCGGGACCTCAAGCCCGCCAATGTGCTCCTGGCCCAGGACGGGCCACGTGTGATCGACTTCGGGATCTCCCGGCTCGCCGAGCACAGTGGACTGACGCTCACCGGCACCACGATCGGATCTCCGGGCTATATGTCGCCCGAGCAGATCCAGGGACTCCCGATCGAGCCCGCGACCGACGTGTTCTCGCTCGGCTCGGTTCTGGCCTTCGCCGCGATGGGCGCCGGCCCCTTCGGTGAGGCGTCTGTGCCGGCACTGTTGTTTCGCGTGGTGCACGAGGAGCCCAATCTCCAAGCGATACCGGCAGAGTTGCGCTCGCTGATCAGTCGGTGCCTTGCGAAGCAGCCCGCCGACCGCCCGGCACTTTCGGCCCTGATGCCCGCTCTGACCGGCGGCCGGTCACCGGTGGAACTGCTCGACGCGGGCTGGCTGCCGAAGGCCTGGCAGGGCGAAGATGCGGCGGGGACGCCCGCTTTCCCGGACGTGCCCACCTCGACTACGGCGCGGCACACGCCCGTCCCCGTCCCAGCCCCCGCCCCAGAGCAGCCGCAGAGTCTGCCGGAGCCCATGCCAGAGCGGCCGGTCAGCCGTCGCCGACTGCTGTACGCCGCAGCCGGCACCCTGGGAGCCGGCGGGCTGGCAGCCGCCACCTGGGCGATGACGCGGGACGGGAAGTCGGCCGCCGCCGGATCGCTGCGCTGGCGATTCACCACCACCGGCACGGTCCTGTCCTACCCCAGCGTGGCCGGGGATCTGATCTACGCGGCGAGCAACGACGGCACGCTGTACGCGCTGACCACCAACGACGGGCTGCGACGGTGGAAGTACACGACCGCCGCAGCCATCGGCTCCGCACCCACCGTGCTGGGCGGCAGCGTGTACCTCGGCAGCGACGACCGCATCCTGTACGCCTTCGACGCGCTGTCAGGGAAGGTCCGTTGGCGGTTCACCACCGGAGGCATCGTCCATACCCCGGTCGTGACAGGGGGCGTCGCGTACGTCGGCAGCGCGGATCATCGGCTCTACGCCGTGGACACGGCCAGCGGAAAGCGTCGGTGGGCCTTCGCCGCCGGCAACGATACCCACTCACCCGCCGTGTCCGGCGAAACGGTGTACGTGGGCAGCAGCGATACCAGCCTCTACGCGGTGAACGCGAACACGGGCGAGAAGCGGTGGGCCTTCACCACACGCGGGGCAGTGTCCGGCATCCCGTCCGTGGCGGGCGGTTTCGTCTACTTCGGCAGCACCGACGGAAACTTCTACGCGGTCGACGCAGACACAGGGAAGCAAGTCTGGCAATTCGGGGGTGCCTCCGTCGGGTCCAACCCGGCGATTGCCAAGGGAGTGGTGTACGTGGGAGGCGGCAAGACGCTGCACGCGCTGGACGCCGGTACCGGCAAGCCCAGATGGGAGTTCACGGCCACAGGAGACGTCCATGCGCCGGCCACAGCTGGAGCGGTGGTGTACGTGGGGAGCGATGACACCAAGCTCTACGCGTTGAACGCTGCGACAGGAACGCAGCTTTGGGCCTACTCGGCCTCCGCTGCTGTGCACTCGCCGACAGTCGCGCAGGACACGGTGTATTTCGGCAGCGACGACAGCACCCTGTACGCCGTTCGTATCTGA
- a CDS encoding serine/threonine-protein kinase, with protein MEMLDGSDPVAVGGYPLLARLGEGGMGRVYLSRTVSGRPLALKMVRAEFGRELGFEERFAREIRNSDRVRSPWTVSVVDYSPVGQRPQWLATEYVAAPSLAEWVQRYGPLPERSVLALAVELSAALGAVHAAGLAHRDVKPSNVLLSRRGPLLIDFGIARAAEDSRHTRTGGVIGSPGYLSPEQASAGGSGGPGDVFSSAAVLVYAATGTGPFSRSGEEVSAAVLLYRIVHEEPTLDGVPAALASLLRSCLTKDPQQRPTASTVGALLEGLGGRTGDWLQLLPEALETDLAAREAQAHALISAPVCPPSPASVSGEAAHGPDSDGGTAVGPFATGVPRWRSSGRAAWAIAGAIAAALLATAGTLALQHREADDATGGKPSQSPNVASLPTSWTGTWVGTGPGTPSADGVTQARTNDFAVTLTLHPARRGELAGKQVSEVTEVGTGRELGCTEALELREVRKTSMVFEAVTSHPTDQSAVASCPKGNIYVVTMTGRDTLSLDDEGAQSAGAPSALTRR; from the coding sequence ATGGAGATGCTGGACGGGTCGGATCCGGTGGCTGTTGGTGGCTATCCGCTGTTGGCGCGGCTCGGTGAAGGTGGCATGGGGCGGGTGTATCTGTCGCGGACCGTGTCGGGGCGTCCGCTGGCGTTGAAGATGGTGCGTGCCGAGTTCGGGCGCGAGCTGGGGTTCGAGGAGCGGTTCGCCCGCGAGATCCGCAACAGCGACCGGGTGCGTTCCCCATGGACTGTTTCGGTCGTGGACTACAGCCCCGTGGGGCAGCGGCCGCAGTGGCTCGCTACGGAGTACGTTGCCGCGCCCTCGTTGGCGGAGTGGGTGCAGCGGTACGGGCCGCTGCCCGAGCGGTCCGTACTGGCTCTGGCAGTTGAGCTTTCGGCGGCGCTGGGGGCGGTGCATGCGGCTGGGCTCGCGCACCGGGATGTGAAACCGTCCAATGTGCTGTTGAGTCGTCGTGGTCCCCTGCTCATCGATTTCGGAATCGCCCGTGCCGCCGAGGACTCGCGCCACACGCGAACCGGCGGCGTGATCGGCTCTCCCGGCTATCTGTCGCCCGAGCAGGCGAGCGCCGGGGGTTCGGGCGGACCGGGTGACGTCTTCTCGTCGGCTGCCGTGCTGGTGTACGCGGCGACCGGAACCGGCCCGTTTTCCCGCTCTGGCGAGGAGGTCTCTGCAGCGGTGCTGCTGTACCGCATCGTGCACGAGGAACCGACTCTCGACGGAGTGCCGGCAGCCCTGGCCTCGCTGCTGCGGTCCTGCCTGACCAAGGACCCGCAGCAGCGGCCCACGGCGAGCACCGTCGGCGCGCTGCTGGAGGGTCTCGGCGGCCGGACCGGGGACTGGCTGCAGCTGCTGCCTGAGGCGTTGGAGACGGATCTCGCCGCGCGGGAGGCGCAGGCACACGCGCTGATTTCCGCGCCGGTGTGCCCCCCGTCCCCGGCGTCCGTATCGGGTGAGGCGGCGCACGGCCCCGATTCCGACGGGGGGACAGCCGTCGGCCCGTTCGCTACCGGTGTCCCGCGATGGCGGTCGTCCGGCCGTGCCGCCTGGGCGATCGCAGGCGCCATCGCCGCGGCTCTGCTCGCGACGGCGGGTACGCTCGCGCTGCAGCATCGCGAGGCTGACGACGCGACCGGCGGGAAGCCGTCACAGTCCCCCAACGTCGCTTCCCTGCCCACGTCCTGGACAGGCACATGGGTGGGCACCGGCCCGGGCACCCCGTCCGCCGACGGCGTCACTCAGGCCCGGACCAACGATTTCGCCGTCACCCTGACGCTGCATCCTGCGCGGCGGGGTGAGCTGGCGGGCAAGCAGGTCAGCGAGGTGACCGAAGTGGGCACCGGCCGCGAGCTGGGCTGCACCGAGGCCCTGGAGCTGCGGGAGGTACGCAAGACATCCATGGTCTTCGAGGCGGTCACCAGCCACCCCACCGACCAGTCGGCCGTCGCATCCTGCCCCAAGGGCAATATCTACGTGGTCACGATGACGGGCCGCGACACCTTGAGTCTGGACGACGAGGGCGCGCAGTCGGCCGGCGCGCCATCCGCTCTCACCAGGCGTTGA
- a CDS encoding ornithine cyclodeaminase family protein → MLILGQEDVAALLDCDALIDALAGAMADLSAGDAVVPARTAAPVPGLTATMLVDMPAYVPSTRALISKLVSVFPGNAGGPVPVRQGVVAVFDPDTGVPAALMDATWLTAARTGACSALSARLLAREDASVLAVLGTGPQARAHAVAAVRVRPIRELRIAGRDRAKASALAEEVSDDPATAGVAVRAVESYEEALDDADVVCAATYAQEPVVRRDWITPGTHITSVGYNPQGREIDDQTVVDALLFVESRSAALSAVPPNRDLAEPIERGLISAGHVRAELGELVAGTATGRTSDEQITLYKSVGVAVQDAAAAALVLAAARERGMGREVSL, encoded by the coding sequence ATGCTGATTCTTGGTCAAGAGGACGTTGCGGCGCTGCTGGACTGCGATGCGCTGATCGACGCGCTCGCAGGGGCGATGGCCGACCTGAGCGCCGGGGACGCCGTGGTCCCCGCGCGGACCGCAGCGCCGGTTCCTGGGCTCACGGCGACGATGCTGGTCGACATGCCCGCCTACGTTCCCTCGACCCGGGCGCTGATCAGCAAGCTGGTGTCAGTGTTCCCGGGAAACGCGGGCGGGCCTGTCCCCGTACGCCAGGGCGTGGTCGCCGTCTTCGACCCGGACACCGGCGTACCGGCGGCGCTCATGGACGCGACCTGGCTCACAGCGGCCCGCACCGGCGCCTGTTCGGCTCTGTCCGCCCGACTGCTGGCCCGCGAGGACGCTTCCGTACTGGCGGTCCTCGGGACCGGCCCGCAGGCGCGCGCTCACGCGGTGGCTGCGGTCCGGGTACGACCGATCCGCGAGCTCCGCATCGCCGGCCGGGACCGGGCCAAGGCGTCGGCACTGGCAGAGGAGGTCTCGGACGACCCGGCTACCGCCGGTGTGGCGGTTCGGGCCGTCGAATCGTACGAGGAAGCACTCGATGATGCCGATGTCGTCTGCGCGGCAACGTACGCACAAGAGCCGGTCGTCCGCCGTGACTGGATCACACCGGGCACACACATCACCTCGGTCGGTTACAACCCGCAAGGCCGGGAGATCGACGACCAGACCGTCGTCGACGCGCTGCTGTTCGTGGAATCGCGCTCGGCCGCACTGTCCGCGGTGCCTCCCAACCGTGATCTCGCCGAGCCGATCGAACGCGGCCTGATCAGCGCCGGGCATGTGCGGGCCGAGCTGGGCGAGCTGGTCGCTGGAACAGCCACCGGGCGAACCAGCGACGAGCAGATCACCCTCTACAAGTCGGTCGGCGTGGCCGTGCAGGACGCCGCCGCGGCGGCCCTGGTCCTGGCCGCCGCACGTGAGCGCGGAATGGGCCGGGAGGTCTCGCTCTAG